Genomic DNA from Catellatospora sp. TT07R-123:
ATGTTGGCCACGAACAGGGCGTACGAGCCGTCGGGGTTGCGGAACGCGACGTCGTTCAGGTCGCCGGCGTTGTTGGACGCCAGCCGCACCGCGCCCGGCCGGACGAACTTGGCCAGGTGGCCCAGCGTGTAGTACTCGGCGTTGCGGGTCACCGTGGTGCCGTCGACCGTCACCACGCCGGAGCACATGCCGGCCGGGTTGTTGCCGCAGCCGCCGTTGACCGGGCCGCCGCGGCCGTTCAGGGCCAGGTTCCAGTTGATCACCGACTTGGCCCAGTTGCGGACGACGCCGACCTCCAGGTTCTGCGCGTGCCACTTGAGCGTGTCGTTGAAGACCTGCGCCGCCGAGTCGTTGACGCCGTGCCAGCCGGAGCACTCGGTGAACCAGATGTCCTTGGCCGGGAAGGCGTTGTGCAGCGAGGTCTGGGCACCCGCGTCACCGGAGTAGCAGTGGTAGGCCGTGCCCGCGATCCATTGCGCGGCGCTGGTGTTGAGGATGTCGGACGGGTAGTTCGGTTCGGCGGGCACGCCCAGCCGCCCGGCGTCGGCGATGTCGTCGGGGTGCTCGGCCCAGTTGTGGTCGTACGAGATGATCTTCACGCTGCCCAGGCCGTTGTCGCGCAGCAGCGGCCCCAGCTCGTTGATCACCTTCGCCTGGTGCGCGACGGGCATGTCGGTGCCCGGGTAGCCGTCCGGGGTGCGGTTCTGGGGCTCGTTCTGCACGGTCAGCGCGTAGACCGGCACCCCCGCCGCCTGGTAGGCCTGCACGAACTTCAGCAGGTACAGGGCGTACGCGTGGAAGACCGCCGGGTCGTCCTTGAGCCGCCCGCCGACCAGCGAGTTGTTCGCCTTCATCCAGGCGGGCTGCCCCCACGGGGTGGCGATGATCCGCAGCGCCGGGTTGAGCTGGCGCGCCTGGCGCAGCAGCGGCAGGATCTGCGCCTCGTCGTGGGCGATGCTGAACCTGGCCATGCTGTAGTCGGTCTGGCCGCTGGGCAGGTCGTCGAAGGTGTAGTGCGCCTCGTCGGTGAAGTCGGAGCTGCCGATCGGCTGGCGCAGCAGGCTCAGGCCGACGCCGGCGGCCGGGTCGAACAGCGATGCCATGACCTGGTCGCGCTGGGTCTGCGGCAGGCCGTACAGCAGGGCCGCCGAGGAGTCGGTGATGGACGCGCCGAAGCCGTCCATCACCTGGAGCGCCTGGGCGGGGTCGATCGTGATCATCTGGCCGGGCCGGGTGCCGTCGCTGTTGAACACCTGGCCGGCGAGCGGGTTGAGCAGTTGGGCCCGGTCGGGCGTGGTCGTCCAGCCCGACACGGTCGGGCCGGTGGCCGCCTCGGCCGGGACGGCGCCGCCGAGCGCGGCGGCGGCGGCCAGTGCGGCGGCGGCCGCGACGGCCAGGCCGCGGATCCGGCGGCGCGGCGTACGCGGCCGCACCGGGTGCAGATCGCTCATGAGCTGCTCCTTACGGAGGTGGTGGGAGCGCGGGCGGCGGGCACCGCCCGGATCCGGGGGTCCGGGGCGCCATCGCCCCGGCCACCAGAAGATCGATGTTTATCGATTTATTAGCGCCGATGGCGCCAGTGGTGCGGGAGTGCGGCGGCGGGTCGGGTGTCCCCCTCCGGCCCGCCGCCGCACTCCGGTCAGCGGTGCAGGCGGGTCAGCGGTACAGGCGCAGGTCGGCGATGCTCCACCAGTTGCCGGCCGACGCCGTGGCGGTCACCCGCAGGTGGCGGGCCCGGGTGGGCGGCAGGTCCACGGTGGTGAGCTGGCCGGTCGCCTGGCCGTCGGCCACGACCCGCCAGTGCGTGCCGTCGTCGCTGACCGACAGCTGCCAGCCGCGGGCGAAGTCGCCCAGGTTGCCGCCGCTGTCGATCGCCACCCGGCGCAGCAGCTGCGGGCCGCCGAGGTCGACCTGGAGGTACTGGCCGGGCTCCTGGCCCTGGCCGCTGCTCCAGCGGGTCGAGGCGTCCCCGTCGACGGCGGCCGCCGGGTTCTCTCCCTGCGGCTGCGCGGTGGCGGTCGCCCCCGCCAACGACACCTGGCGCAGTTTCGGCCGGGGCAGCCGGTCGGGCCAGGTGAAGGTGGCAAGCGCGCCGCCGGGCAGGGTGTACTCGAACAGCTGGTCGCCGACGGCGACGGCGAACGAGCGCGGGTCGTCGTTCTCGTTGTGCACGACCAGCACCGTCGAGCCGTCCGGGTTGCGGAAGGCGACGTCCATGATCTGGCCGTTCCAGCCGACCGTGCCGAAGCTGGTGCTGCCGATGCGCACGGCGCCGGGCCGGACGAACTTCGACAGGTGCCCGATCGTGTAGTACTCGGCGTTGGTGGTGACCTGCCCGTCCGCCCCGATGGTGACCAGGCCGGTGCAGGTGTCGCAGCCGCCCAGGTGCGGACCGCCCGCGGCGTCCAGCGCGAGGTTCCAGTTCACCACCGACCGGGCCCAGTTGCGGGTCGCGCCGATGGCCAGGGTGCGCGCGTGCCACACCAGGGTGTCGCGGAAGAACTTGGCGGGCGGGTCGGCGGGCCCGTGCGAGCCGGAGCACTCGGTGAGCCAGACGCCCTTGTCCGGGAAGGCGTCGTGCAGCGCGGTCTGCGCGGCCGGGTCGCCGTAGTAGCAGTGGTACGCGGTCCCGGCGACCCAGCGTGCCGCCGGTCCGGACAGGACGCGGTACGGGTAGTCGGTCTCCGGGTCCTCGCCGGGCGGGGTCCCGGCCACGTCGTTGGGGTGCTCGGCCCAGTTGTGGTCGTAGGCCAGGATCTGGGTGCGCGGGCTGGCCGCCCGCAGCTTCGGCCCGAGCGCCAGGATGACGCGCTCCTGCTGCCGCGCCGTCAGGTCCGTGCCCGGATAGCCGGACGGGGTGCGGTTCTGCGGCTCGTTCTGCAGCGACAGGTAGTCGACGGGCACGCCCGCCGCCGCGTACGCGCGCACGAAGGCGACCAGGTAGCGGGCGTAGGCGTCGTACACCGCCGGGTCGTCCTTGAGGCGGCCGCCGACCAGCGAACCGGTGGTCTTCATCCACGCGGGCGGGCTCCACGGCGTGGCCATGATGCTCAGCCTCGGGTTGAGCCGCCGGGCCTGGCGCAGCAGCGGCAGGATCATGGCCTCGTCCCGGGCGGTGCTGAAGTGCCGCAGCGCGAAATCGGTCTGCCCGGCGGGCATGTCGTCGTAGGTGTAGTGCGCGGTGGCGGCGGTGAAGTCCGACGAGCCGACGGGCTGGCGCAGGAAGCTCACGCCGATGCCCTCGACCGGGTCGAACAGCTGCCGCATCGCCTGGTCGCGGGCGGCGGGGCCCAGGCCGTACAGGACGGTGGCGGCCGAGTCGGTGAGCGAGGCGCCGAAACCGTCCATCGACTGGTACGACCGGCTCGGGTCGACCACGATGGTCGGCTGGTCGGAGGTGCCGGGCCCGAACGCGACCGGGGTGCCCTCGCGCAGCAGCGACGTCTGGTCCACCGTGGTCAGCCATACCCTGGCCCGGACCGCCGGGTCCGGGCGGCCCGCCGCCACGGCGTTCGCCCCGGCCAGCCCGAGCGTCACCGCCAGCGTCGCGGCGGCGGTCGCCAGGACAGGTCTGATGTGCATCGTCCACCTCGAAACTGAAACAATTGAAACAAAACTGAAACACCGTTACGCGGATCGAAACACCGGCAGGGATCGAAGTCAATAGCTCCCATCGGCCAACTTGGACGCGATCACCATTCCCTGAGGTGCACTGGCCTGTAACAGAAGACTGAAACATCGGGGCGTCCCGGCTACCGGCACCGCGCCGACTGGCCGGTATGCTGCCCGGCATGGAACAGAGGCCTGAAACAAATGGTTAGCGCGCCCCGGGACCGGGTCACGGTCCGCCAGATCGCCGCGCAGACCGGCCTGTCCATCGCCACCGTGTCCCGGGTGCTCAACGGGCACCCGCACGTGGCCGAACGCACCCGCGAGCTCGTCCGCCAGGCCATGGACCGGTTCGGCGACGCCGCACCGAGCCCGCGCTCGGCCGCACCCCGGGCCGTGGACCCCGGCCCGGCGGGCGTGTTCGTCCGCTGCCCCTACCAGCTGACCGACTACTTCGGCCTGATCGTCTCCTCGATCGCCGAGACCCTGCACCACTACGGGCGCCACCTCGTCCTCGACGCGGGGCAGATCGCCCAGAACGAGGACGTGCTGCCCACCCTCGCCCAGCGGCCCGGCATCGAGGGCGCCATCCTGATCCTGCCGCCCGAGCACACCGACGACCTCCAGCGGCTGCGCGCCAGCCGCCTGCCGTTCGTCGTCGTCGACCCGCGCACCCCGCCGCCGCGCGACATCCCGGCCGTGTCGGCCGCCCACTTCAGCGGCGCCCGCGCCGTCACCGAACACCTGCTCCAGCTCGGCCACCGGCGGATCGGGGTGCTGGCCGGGCCGCACAACTGGCTCGCGGGCAAGGCCCGCCTGGCCGGGCACAACTCCGCCCTGGCCGACGTGGGCATGCTCGCCGACCCCAGCCTGGTCCGCTCGGCCGAACCGACGACCGCCTTCGGCCACGCGGCCGCGGCGGAGCTGCTCGACCTGCCCGAGCCGCCCACGGCCGTCATCGGGTTCAACGACAAGGTCGCCGTCGGCATCATCTCGGCGGCGGCCGACCGCGGCCTGCGGGTGCCCGACGACCTGTCGGTCACCGGCTTCGACGACATCGACCTGGCCCAGGCGACGAACCCGAAGCTCACCACGGTCCGCCAGCCGCTGGAGGAGATGGGCCGGATGGCGGTCAGCCTCATCATCCGGCTGCTGGACAAGCACCGGCTCGAAGCACTCCACATCGAACTGGCGACCGAGCTGGTCGTACGCGGTTCCACCGGCCCCCGCCGCTGAGGCGCGCCCCGCGGATCACTGAGCGGGGCCGCCTGCCGTGCCCCGAAGGATCCGCAGCGCCCGGATCGTGACGCCCATCGATGCCATGCATGCAGGCACACAACCGTTTCACAGCCGATCCGCAGCCGCTTCCTGCTCTCCTGACTGGCGCCCCATAGGCGAGAGTCCGGAGGAGACATGAGGCTATCCAGCCCTAAAGCAACCACGCGGCATCGGATACTGGGCGCGATCGCGTTGACGGCCGCGCTCCTGGCGTCCTCGGGTGCCACGCAGGCCAGCGCGTCGATCGACGCACATCCGACGCTGGCCGCCCAGCAGTCCTGGCAGGCGAAGATCTCGCAGCTCGCCAAGCCGGCGCAGGGCTGCTTCAAGGCCACCTACCCGGACGTCGCCTGGCAGCAGTCGGCGTGCGCGACGCCGTCGCGCAATCCGATGGTCCCCCGCCCGGCGGCTCCGCAGACCCCTCGCACCGGTCCGCGGCCCATGGTGGTGGGCAACGGCGACGACATCTCGGCCAAGGCGCCCAGCGGTTTCATCTTCAACGCGATCGGCTCGTTCGACAACGTGTCGGGCGTGACCAGCGTGAGCAGTCCCCCCGGCGGCGTGGGTGCGCCGGTGGCCAACGCCTACTCGCTCCAGCTGAACACCGACTTCTTCGTCAGCACCGCGTGCGCCGCCTCGCCCGACCCGAACTGCCGGGGCTGGGAGCAGTTCATCTTCGCCAACAACGGCACCTCCGGCCTGTCGTTCATCCAGTACTGGCTCATCTTCTACAACACCACCTGCCCCGCCGGGTGGTTCACGTACACGATCCACTGCTACCGCAACAGCCCCACCGGCGCGGTGGTGCCCAACCAGCCGATCACGAACCTGGCCAACCTCAAGGTGTCCGGCACGGCGAACCCGGGCAGCGACAGCGTCACCACGTTCGTCGGGCTCACCGCCTACACGACGGCCGGTGGCAACTACGTCAACGCGGCCGCGGGCTGGAAGATCGCCGAGTTCAACGTGTTCGGCGACGGCGGCGGGTTCGCCGCCAACTTCAACCCGGGCGCCTCGCTGACCGTACGGACCAGGATCAACTACGGCGGCACCGCCGCACCCATCTGCGTGGCCCAGGGCTTCACGGGTGAGACCAACAACCTCAGCTTCGGGTCTCCCCCGCCACCCGCCTCACCGCCGGGACCTGCGATCCTGGTCACGGAGAACACGACCAACACGTCGACGGCGAACTGTGCGTACGCCACCGCCGTGGGCGACACCCACGAGAACACCTTCTCCGGGCTGGCCTACGACTTCCAGGCCAGCGGGGACTTCGTCGAGGCGCGTACCGGCACGGGCTTCGAGGTGCAGGCGCGGAAGGTGTCCGGCGCGCCGACCTGGCCGGACACGTCGGTCAACTCCTGCGTCGGAACGCGGACCGGCAGCACCAGCGTCGTGGTGGCGCTGGGCCCGAAGCTCTACGTGAACGGGCGTCCCACCGCCCTCACCTCGGGCCAGCTCGCGCTGCCCGGCGTCGTCGTCAACCGCAGCGGCAACACCTACACCGTCGTCAACGACGCCGGTGACAGCATGAAGGCCGAGGTGAACTCCACCCACATCGACCTGTCCGTGGGCATGGGCACCTGGCCGACCTCGGTGCGCGGCCTGCTCGCCAACCCCGGCAACGACGTCACCAAGCTGGAGGCGGCCGACGGCACCGTGTTCAACGTGCCGCTGTCCTTCAACGACCTGTACAACGTCTACGGCCAGAGCTGGCGGGTCCCGCCCACCTCCACGCTGCTCACGGCCTGTAGCGGCCAGCTCCAGATCGGCAACCCGAGCAGGCCGTTCTTCGCGAACAACCTGCCGCAGGACGTCCGCGACCAGGCCCAGGCCGTCTGCGTCCGGGCCGAGATCCACCAGGCCTGGCTCGGCAACTGCACGCTGGACGTCGCGGTGCTCGGCGAGAAGGCCGCGCAGGCCTACGTCGGCGCGGCCCCGCCGGTCCTCGACGGCAACCCCCGCCAGTAGCACCTGACCGGCAGCGCCGGCCGACCGGTCATCCCGGTCGGCCGGCGCTGTCGTCGCGCTTCGGGGCACCGCCGCCGGCGCGCGGCGGCACGGATCAGTGGAGGTCGCCCGGATCGTCGTCGGGCTCGGACGCGTCCGGGCTGGGCGGATCGCTGGCGTCCTGCGCCCCGGCCGGTGACGGCGGCGGCTGATCGTCATCCTGGTCGTCCGGGCAGAGCAGGTCGACGACGCAGCCGGGCGGCGACGCCTTGCTCGGGGACGGGCTGGGCGAGGGCTCGACGCCGTCGCCGACGTCCTTGGTCTCGCCGAGCTTGCCGCCGGTGCCGTTGGCCAGCGGTTCCGGCGCCAGCTTCATGTCGGCGTGGGCGGTGTTCATGAAGCCCTGCCAGATGTCGGCGGGCAGGCCGACGCTGAGGATGTTGCCGCCGCCGCGCGCCTTGGGCAGGTAGATCGGGTCGGAGGCGTTCTTGACGTTGCCGACCCAGATCGCCGCCGCGATCTGCGGCGTGTAACCGACGGTCCAGGCGTGGGCGTTGCCGCCCTCGACGGCCCGGCTCTCCCAGGTGCCGGTCTTCGCGGCGGCCTGGCGGCCGGTGACCGGGTGGTAGTAGTACGCCGGCATCTGCTTGAGCACGCCGGTGACCTCGTCGGCGACCTCGGTCCGGATACGCCGCTCGCCCGTGACGACCTCGCCGCTGTTGGGGACGAGGTGGTACTGCCCGGTCTTCTCGTCTTTCTTCTCCACTTTCATCACGAAGTGGGGCTTGTGGTAGATGCCCCGGTCGGCGAAGGTGGCCATGCCGGAGGCGTGGTCCAGCACCGTGATCGGGTACTGCCCGAAGCCGACCTGGTAGTCGAACGAGGCGCGGCTGATGTCGGTGCCGGGTTCGTCGAGGTGGCGGGCCTTGCCGTCGATCAGGGCCCACATGGTGTCGATGCCCGCCGCGTGCGCCATGGAGACGACCTTGTCCGGGCCGATCTTCTTGGCGATCTTGAAGAAGGGCACGTTGAGCGACATCTTCGTGACCTCCTCCAGGGTGCACTTCCGCTTACACTTGATCTTGCCCTGCGAGCGGCCCGCGTTCTCCACCTCGTACGGGCAGGCCTGGTACTTGTCGCAGTTCTTGCCCTTGCCCTCCGCCACGATCGGGGTCGGGTCCCAGGTGGACTTGAGCGAGATGCCCGCGTCGATCGCCGCCGCCAGCGTGTACACCTTGAACGACGACGCGGGCGGGTGGCCGCCGTCCTCCCAGATCGTGCCCTCGTTCGTCTTCCCGGCGTAGTCGATGCCCGTGCCGTCGGCACCGCCGTAGTAGGCCAGCACCCGCCCGTTGCGCGGGTCGATGGCGACCCCGGCCGCGATCACGTTCTTCGGGTACCCGGCGATCTTCGTACCCTTGCGGTCGACCGCCTTGACCACGTCGTTGTCGCAGCGGCGCTTGTCGCCCTTGCCGGTGCACGTCTCCTTCCACTCGTACGTGCGGAACAGCTGCGCCTCCAGCGCCTTCTGCGCCCGGGAGTCGATCGTCGTCGTGATCCGGTACCCGCTGTTGCGCCAGTCCTGGATGCCCCAGGCGGCGAGCTCGCGCTCGACGTACTTCGTGATCACGAAACCGGTGCCGGTGCCCTGGATCCCGGTCTCCCCCGAGCTCGCCGTGTACTTGCGCAGCGACTTCTCCGGATACATCATCGCGGCCCGCTGCTTCGGGTCCAGCTTGCCCATCTCGACCATGTTGTCGAGCACGTAACCCCAGCGGCTGCGGGCGGCGTCCGGGTTGAAGTGCGGGTCGTAGCCCTTCGAGCCGTCGCCGTCGTTGGGCTCCGGCTGCCTGAGCACCGCCCCGAGCACCGCCGCCTCCTCGACCGTGAGCTGCCCGGCGGGCTTGCCGAAGTAAGCCTTCGCGGCCGCGCCGACCCCGGTGGAGGCCCGCCCGAACCACACCGTGTTGACGTAGTACCCGAGGATCTCGTCCTTGGTGTGCTCCTGCTCCAGGCGCCGCGCCATCACCGCCTCGCGCAGCTTGCGGGCGTAGCTGACCTCCAGGTCCTTGGCGGCGTTGCGGGCGTACTGCTGCGTGATGGTCGACGCGCCCTGCGTCTCGCCGCCGGTCAGGTTGTTCCAGGCCGCGCGGGCCACGCCCCACAGGTCGATGCCGCTGTGGGTGAAGAAGTTCTTGTCCTCGCCCGCGATCAGCGCGGATTTCACCTGGTCGGACAGCGACGACATGGCGACGATCTCGCGGTTCTCCCCGCCGAGCTTGGCGATGCGCGCGCCGTCGGAGGAGTAGACGAACGTGTTCTCGGCCGCGCTGAAGTCGGCGGGCTCGGGCACCGAGTCGTAGAAGTAGGCGACACCGATCATGCCCGCACCGGCGATCAGGATCAGCACCGCGACCCCCGCCAGCAGCAGGCTGCGCCACCTGCGCCCACGGCCCTTGCCCCGCCCCGGGCGCACCCCGGCGCCGGGCGGGGCCTTGCCCGCGTCACGCCCGTCCGGGCGCATGGCGGCCGCGGGCACGCTGGCGCGACCGACGGCGCGCGTACCCGCCTCCCCGGCGCTCGCGGCGCCGCCGCTGCCGTTCTCCCCCTCGGGCGGCTGGTGGCCGTCCGGGTCCGGCGGGACCCGGCGCGACCGGGGCGTGGGACGTGAGGACATCGGTCACCACCATTCCCGTCGAGTGGCACACGGCATCCGCACCACGGCCGAACCCCCGGGGGAGGCGGTGCGCGGGCCGCGCGCGCAACCGTCTGTGATCATTTCTGCTTCGCTTTCCGCCCTGAGTTGCTTTACTTTGCACCTTTCTAACGACCGACTCCGGATAACCGCTCCGCCGGTACGATGCGCATCCGGCGCCACCGCGGCCGCGATGTGCCCCAACCTCCCGCCGGGCGGCTGCGTATTGGTGGTGGAGGTTGATCACGTGAACAGGTATGAGGGCTTTCAGGAGTTCGTGGTGGCGCGCGGTGGCGCGCTGTCCCGCACGGCGTTCCTGCTGACCGGCGAGCATCACGCGGCCGAGGATCTGGTGCAGTCCGCGCTGGCCAAGGCCGCGACCCGGTGGCGGCAGATCCGCGACGGCGGCCAGCCAGAGGCCTACGTGCGGCGCATCATGATCAATGAGCAGATCTCGTGGTGGCGGCGCCGTCCGGCCCGCCCGGTCGCGGAGGTCCCCGACCGGCCAGGCCCCGATCACGGGCAGCGGGTACTGGACCGGATCATGCTCGACCAAGCCTTGGACCGGCTGACCCCGCGCCAGCGCGCGACAGTCGTGCTGCGCTTCTACGAGGACCTGTCCGAAGCTGACACCGCCTCGGTCATCGGCTGCTCCGTCGGCGCGGTCAAACGCAACACCCATGACGCCCTGAACCGGCTGCGCGAAGCCCTGCCCATGCTGGCCGAGCACGCCGGGCAGTACGCCGACGCCGGTGCCGCCGTGACCACGGCGAAGCGGCGCCGGACCGGCCGGATCGCCGTCACCGCGGCGCTGGCACTGCTGCTGGCCGCCGGCGGATACGCCGTGTTCGGCAGCCGCCTGACCAGATTCGAACCAGCCCCGCCGGCCGCCTCGCCGTCAGCGTTCCCGTCGCCGTACCCGCCCTCGGCGCCGGTCACCCTGCCCTCCAGCCTCGCCGACCGCAGCTCCACCGCCCAGCCGCTGCCCGAGGACCGGGGCGTCGGGCGGGCGACGCTGCTGCTGGACGCGCTCGACCGCCGCGACGGCTACCTCGTGGGCGCCGACGGCACCTGGTGGCGGCGCCCACAGACCAAGCCGGGCGTCTACCAGCTGTCGCCCGACGGCCGCTGGCTGGCCCGCCGCGACGAGACGCAGGTCGTGGTGCGCGACCTGGTCGGCACGGCGCAGCACACACTGCCACGCGCCGACGAGGTCTGGTGGGCCCCCGCCAGCGGCTGGCTGTACGGCACGACCGTCGACGGCCCCGCCTGGCTGGCTTCGCTGACCGACTGGTCACCGCACGAGGTCGACCCGGTGACCGCACGCTCGTTCCTCGCCGTCACCGATGCGGGCGAGCTGCTGTGCACCGCCGAGGGCACCAGCAGGACGCGGGTCCCGCTGCGTCTGGTCTCCCCGGCCACCGGAGCCGAGCACGAGCTCGCCGTCGACCTGACCGGGCAGCTGGGCACGGACGAGAAGCTGGCCCAGGTGAGCATCACCAACGTAGCGGGCGGCATCCTCACCCCCGTCGTCGTGGCGGCGGACGGTGTCGCCGCGGTCGAGTTCTACCGGCACGAGCCCGGCAACGAGACGGTCTCCATCGCCAGTGGAGTGATCCAGTTCTCCCTGGCCGACGGACGCGTCCTGCGCCGCGTCGACCTGGTCGGCCAGGACGGGCGGCAGGGGCAGCTGCTGTGCTTCCGAGGCGGCGAACTGCTCTGGACCGACAAGCTGACCCTGCGGGGCGTGACAGCCGGGGCGGTCACCTCGCACACGATCCTGGAGCTGAAGCTTCCGCGCTGGATCCACCACCCGGCCGGCTGCCCTGCCGGCGCACTCCCGAACCAGCTCCAGTGACGTAGCGCCGCTGCACCGGCTCAGCCGCGCGTCGCGGCCCTCGGACGGCGAGATCTTGTGCGTTTTCTGCTGCTGGAGCGACGGAAAACGCACAAGATCTCGCCGGATCGGGCAGTGCGGGGCAGGTAGCGGCGCGGCGGCCCGGGCGGGACGGGCTGTCGCGCACGACGGGTGACCGGCCCGGGAGCGGATGCTCCCGGGCCGGTTCGCGTCTGGTGCCCGCCGGGCGGCTCACAGGGTGATCG
This window encodes:
- a CDS encoding RICIN domain-containing protein is translated as MSDLHPVRPRTPRRRIRGLAVAAAAALAAAAALGGAVPAEAATGPTVSGWTTTPDRAQLLNPLAGQVFNSDGTRPGQMITIDPAQALQVMDGFGASITDSSAALLYGLPQTQRDQVMASLFDPAAGVGLSLLRQPIGSSDFTDEAHYTFDDLPSGQTDYSMARFSIAHDEAQILPLLRQARQLNPALRIIATPWGQPAWMKANNSLVGGRLKDDPAVFHAYALYLLKFVQAYQAAGVPVYALTVQNEPQNRTPDGYPGTDMPVAHQAKVINELGPLLRDNGLGSVKIISYDHNWAEHPDDIADAGRLGVPAEPNYPSDILNTSAAQWIAGTAYHCYSGDAGAQTSLHNAFPAKDIWFTECSGWHGVNDSAAQVFNDTLKWHAQNLEVGVVRNWAKSVINWNLALNGRGGPVNGGCGNNPAGMCSGVVTVDGTTVTRNAEYYTLGHLAKFVRPGAVRLASNNAGDLNDVAFRNPDGSYALFVANIGGGTQTFGVSFNGMVVSYTVAPGAITTLTWPGTGGGGDSTAPTVPGNLAASGTTSSSTNLSWSAATDNVGVTGYLVFRNGTQVATVTGTGYTDTGLAAATTYTYTVKARDAAGNTSAASNSVAVTTTGTGGGGGIDPNAWYQVINTNSGKCLDDQDRNTANGAGLQQWACSTPAAANQMWQLRPTSGGYYQVVNRYATSLVWDVDGGPGATGDGTQVHLWSYVGGTNQQWQPVALGNGLYRFVARNSGKCLDVRDVSTADGARIQQWTCTGGVAQSFRLVAQP
- a CDS encoding discoidin domain-containing protein, translating into MHIRPVLATAAATLAVTLGLAGANAVAAGRPDPAVRARVWLTTVDQTSLLREGTPVAFGPGTSDQPTIVVDPSRSYQSMDGFGASLTDSAATVLYGLGPAARDQAMRQLFDPVEGIGVSFLRQPVGSSDFTAATAHYTYDDMPAGQTDFALRHFSTARDEAMILPLLRQARRLNPRLSIMATPWSPPAWMKTTGSLVGGRLKDDPAVYDAYARYLVAFVRAYAAAGVPVDYLSLQNEPQNRTPSGYPGTDLTARQQERVILALGPKLRAASPRTQILAYDHNWAEHPNDVAGTPPGEDPETDYPYRVLSGPAARWVAGTAYHCYYGDPAAQTALHDAFPDKGVWLTECSGSHGPADPPAKFFRDTLVWHARTLAIGATRNWARSVVNWNLALDAAGGPHLGGCDTCTGLVTIGADGQVTTNAEYYTIGHLSKFVRPGAVRIGSTSFGTVGWNGQIMDVAFRNPDGSTVLVVHNENDDPRSFAVAVGDQLFEYTLPGGALATFTWPDRLPRPKLRQVSLAGATATAQPQGENPAAAVDGDASTRWSSGQGQEPGQYLQVDLGGPQLLRRVAIDSGGNLGDFARGWQLSVSDDGTHWRVVADGQATGQLTTVDLPPTRARHLRVTATASAGNWWSIADLRLYR
- a CDS encoding LacI family DNA-binding transcriptional regulator, which codes for MVSAPRDRVTVRQIAAQTGLSIATVSRVLNGHPHVAERTRELVRQAMDRFGDAAPSPRSAAPRAVDPGPAGVFVRCPYQLTDYFGLIVSSIAETLHHYGRHLVLDAGQIAQNEDVLPTLAQRPGIEGAILILPPEHTDDLQRLRASRLPFVVVDPRTPPPRDIPAVSAAHFSGARAVTEHLLQLGHRRIGVLAGPHNWLAGKARLAGHNSALADVGMLADPSLVRSAEPTTAFGHAAAAELLDLPEPPTAVIGFNDKVAVGIISAAADRGLRVPDDLSVTGFDDIDLAQATNPKLTTVRQPLEEMGRMAVSLIIRLLDKHRLEALHIELATELVVRGSTGPRR
- a CDS encoding transglycosylase domain-containing protein produces the protein MSSRPTPRSRRVPPDPDGHQPPEGENGSGGAASAGEAGTRAVGRASVPAAAMRPDGRDAGKAPPGAGVRPGRGKGRGRRWRSLLLAGVAVLILIAGAGMIGVAYFYDSVPEPADFSAAENTFVYSSDGARIAKLGGENREIVAMSSLSDQVKSALIAGEDKNFFTHSGIDLWGVARAAWNNLTGGETQGASTITQQYARNAAKDLEVSYARKLREAVMARRLEQEHTKDEILGYYVNTVWFGRASTGVGAAAKAYFGKPAGQLTVEEAAVLGAVLRQPEPNDGDGSKGYDPHFNPDAARSRWGYVLDNMVEMGKLDPKQRAAMMYPEKSLRKYTASSGETGIQGTGTGFVITKYVERELAAWGIQDWRNSGYRITTTIDSRAQKALEAQLFRTYEWKETCTGKGDKRRCDNDVVKAVDRKGTKIAGYPKNVIAAGVAIDPRNGRVLAYYGGADGTGIDYAGKTNEGTIWEDGGHPPASSFKVYTLAAAIDAGISLKSTWDPTPIVAEGKGKNCDKYQACPYEVENAGRSQGKIKCKRKCTLEEVTKMSLNVPFFKIAKKIGPDKVVSMAHAAGIDTMWALIDGKARHLDEPGTDISRASFDYQVGFGQYPITVLDHASGMATFADRGIYHKPHFVMKVEKKDEKTGQYHLVPNSGEVVTGERRIRTEVADEVTGVLKQMPAYYYHPVTGRQAAAKTGTWESRAVEGGNAHAWTVGYTPQIAAAIWVGNVKNASDPIYLPKARGGGNILSVGLPADIWQGFMNTAHADMKLAPEPLANGTGGKLGETKDVGDGVEPSPSPSPSKASPPGCVVDLLCPDDQDDDQPPPSPAGAQDASDPPSPDASEPDDDPGDLH
- a CDS encoding SigE family RNA polymerase sigma factor yields the protein MNRYEGFQEFVVARGGALSRTAFLLTGEHHAAEDLVQSALAKAATRWRQIRDGGQPEAYVRRIMINEQISWWRRRPARPVAEVPDRPGPDHGQRVLDRIMLDQALDRLTPRQRATVVLRFYEDLSEADTASVIGCSVGAVKRNTHDALNRLREALPMLAEHAGQYADAGAAVTTAKRRRTGRIAVTAALALLLAAGGYAVFGSRLTRFEPAPPAASPSAFPSPYPPSAPVTLPSSLADRSSTAQPLPEDRGVGRATLLLDALDRRDGYLVGADGTWWRRPQTKPGVYQLSPDGRWLARRDETQVVVRDLVGTAQHTLPRADEVWWAPASGWLYGTTVDGPAWLASLTDWSPHEVDPVTARSFLAVTDAGELLCTAEGTSRTRVPLRLVSPATGAEHELAVDLTGQLGTDEKLAQVSITNVAGGILTPVVVAADGVAAVEFYRHEPGNETVSIASGVIQFSLADGRVLRRVDLVGQDGRQGQLLCFRGGELLWTDKLTLRGVTAGAVTSHTILELKLPRWIHHPAGCPAGALPNQLQ